Proteins from a genomic interval of Lates calcarifer isolate ASB-BC8 unplaced genomic scaffold, TLL_Latcal_v3 _unitig_4636_quiver_833, whole genome shotgun sequence:
- the LOC108901438 gene encoding butyrophilin-like protein 10 isoform X3 yields the protein MFWTAAPLLVFICLLVFTGTTYGHKHGPGVVRVVEGEDAILPCSLSTKEDIVQKLFDWKKDGQKEVFLYDAGIHYNNGRPGQDEQFKGRVSHFQEELKYGNASIIIRNTKIEDRGNYTCAFPRLKPEGKIFNIELIVGAAPPPYLKNLGATEDGVLLQCVVRGAFPKPKVEWQDSDGNVLPAEEPHVSERGGRYDVTLLTNVTKTKTNRFRCVATQENIGHVTDDDIYVPFCESTCGDSAHKWILGIAVGVVLTLVAVGLYLVLYGVPKCITRRFKKGLLQQRNGPPQENRFSAEPLKMSTCDAENERAGPQMNGSYNGPSDPLNEC from the exons ATGTTTTGGACTGCGGCTCCTCTGCttgtcttcatctgtctccTGGTTTTTACTGGAACCACATATGGACATAAACACG GGCCAGGTGTTGTCAGAGTGGTTGAGGGGGAAGACGCCATCTTACCCTGCTCTCTGAGCACCAAGGAGGACATTGTACAGAAGCTCTTTGACTGGAAGAAAGATGGTCAGAAGGAGGTGTTCCTGTACGATGCTGGCATTCATTACAATAACGGCCGTCCAGGTCAGGATGAGCAGTTTAAAGGACGGGTCTCACATTTTCAGGAAGAACTGAAGTATGGTAACGCCTCCATAATAATCAGAAACACTAAGATAGAAGACAGAGGAAactacacctgtgcttttccacGTCTTAAACCAGAAGGAAAGATTTTCAACATCGAGCTCATTGTTG GTGCAGCTCCACCTCCATACCTGAAGAACCTTGGTGCCACAGAGGACGGGgtgttgctgcagtgtgttgttcGAGGTGCTTTTCCAAAGCCTAAGGTAGAGTGGCAGGACAGTGATGGAAATGTCCTCCCTGCTGAGGAGCCACATGtctcagagagaggaggacgcTACGACGTTACCCTCCTCACCAATGTGACCAAGACAAAAACCAACCGCTTCCGCTGTGTAGCCACACAGGAGAACATCGGCCATGTGACTGACGATGACATCTATGTACCATTCTGTG AGAGTACCTGTGGGGACTCCGCCCACAAATGGATCCTTGGAATTGCTGTTGGAGTTGTTCTGACTCTTGTAGCTGTGGGTCTATATCTGGTTTTGTATGGTGTTCCAAAGTGCATCACAAGACGCTTCAAAAAAG GTTTATTGCAGCAGAGGAATGGCCCTCCACAAGAAAACAGGTTTTCAGCAGAGCCACTTAAAATGTCAACCTGTGATGCAGAAAATGAGC gTGCTGGTCCACAGATGAACGGTTCTTATAACGGTCCTTCAGATCCACTTAATGAGTGTTAG
- the LOC108901438 gene encoding butyrophilin-like protein 10 isoform X1, translated as MFWTAAPLLVFICLLVFTGTTYGHKHGPGVVRVVEGEDAILPCSLSTKEDIVQKLFDWKKDGQKEVFLYDAGIHYNNGRPGQDEQFKGRVSHFQEELKYGNASIIIRNTKIEDRGNYTCAFPRLKPEGKIFNIELIVEWTFKNRNISGAAPPPYLKNLGATEDGVLLQCVVRGAFPKPKVEWQDSDGNVLPAEEPHVSERGGRYDVTLLTNVTKTKTNRFRCVATQENIGHVTDDDIYVPFCESTCGDSAHKWILGIAVGVVLTLVAVGLYLVLYGVPKCITRRFKKGLLQQRNGPPQENRFSAEPLKMSTCDAENERAGPQMNGSYNGPSDPLNEC; from the exons ATGTTTTGGACTGCGGCTCCTCTGCttgtcttcatctgtctccTGGTTTTTACTGGAACCACATATGGACATAAACACG GGCCAGGTGTTGTCAGAGTGGTTGAGGGGGAAGACGCCATCTTACCCTGCTCTCTGAGCACCAAGGAGGACATTGTACAGAAGCTCTTTGACTGGAAGAAAGATGGTCAGAAGGAGGTGTTCCTGTACGATGCTGGCATTCATTACAATAACGGCCGTCCAGGTCAGGATGAGCAGTTTAAAGGACGGGTCTCACATTTTCAGGAAGAACTGAAGTATGGTAACGCCTCCATAATAATCAGAAACACTAAGATAGAAGACAGAGGAAactacacctgtgcttttccacGTCTTAAACCAGAAGGAAAGATTTTCAACATCGAGCTCATTGTTG AGTGgacctttaaaaacagaaacatctctg GTGCAGCTCCACCTCCATACCTGAAGAACCTTGGTGCCACAGAGGACGGGgtgttgctgcagtgtgttgttcGAGGTGCTTTTCCAAAGCCTAAGGTAGAGTGGCAGGACAGTGATGGAAATGTCCTCCCTGCTGAGGAGCCACATGtctcagagagaggaggacgcTACGACGTTACCCTCCTCACCAATGTGACCAAGACAAAAACCAACCGCTTCCGCTGTGTAGCCACACAGGAGAACATCGGCCATGTGACTGACGATGACATCTATGTACCATTCTGTG AGAGTACCTGTGGGGACTCCGCCCACAAATGGATCCTTGGAATTGCTGTTGGAGTTGTTCTGACTCTTGTAGCTGTGGGTCTATATCTGGTTTTGTATGGTGTTCCAAAGTGCATCACAAGACGCTTCAAAAAAG GTTTATTGCAGCAGAGGAATGGCCCTCCACAAGAAAACAGGTTTTCAGCAGAGCCACTTAAAATGTCAACCTGTGATGCAGAAAATGAGC gTGCTGGTCCACAGATGAACGGTTCTTATAACGGTCCTTCAGATCCACTTAATGAGTGTTAG
- the LOC108901438 gene encoding butyrophilin-like protein 10 isoform X2, producing the protein MFWTAAPLLVFICLLVFTGTTYGHEHGPGVVRVVEGEDAILPCSLSTKEDIVQKLFDWKKDGQKEVFLYDAGIHYNNGRPGQDEQFKGRVSHFQEELKYGNASIIIRNTKIEDRGNYTCAFPRLKPEGKIFNIELIVEWTFKNRNISGAAPPPYLKNLGATEDGVLLQCVVRGAFPKPKVEWQDSDGNVLPAEEPHVSERGGRYDVTLLTNVTKTKTNRFRCVATQENIGHVTDDDIYVPFCESTCGDSAHKWILGIAVGVVLTLVAVGLYLVLYGVPKCITRRFKKGLLQQRNGPPQENRFSAEPLKMSTCDAENERAGPQMNGSYNGPSDPLNEC; encoded by the exons ATGTTTTGGACTGCGGCTCCTCTGCttgtcttcatctgtctccTGGTTTTTACTGGAACCACATATGGACATGAACACG GGCCAGGTGTTGTCAGAGTGGTTGAGGGGGAAGACGCCATCTTACCCTGCTCTCTGAGCACCAAGGAGGACATTGTACAGAAGCTCTTTGACTGGAAGAAAGATGGTCAGAAGGAGGTGTTCCTGTACGATGCTGGCATTCATTACAATAACGGCCGTCCAGGTCAGGATGAGCAGTTTAAAGGACGGGTCTCACATTTTCAGGAAGAACTGAAGTATGGTAACGCCTCCATAATAATCAGAAACACTAAGATAGAAGACAGAGGAAactacacctgtgcttttccacGTCTTAAACCAGAAGGAAAGATTTTCAACATCGAGCTCATTGTTG AGTGgacctttaaaaacagaaacatctctg GTGCAGCTCCACCTCCATACCTGAAGAACCTTGGTGCCACAGAGGACGGGgtgttgctgcagtgtgttgttcGAGGTGCTTTTCCAAAGCCTAAGGTAGAGTGGCAGGACAGTGATGGAAATGTCCTCCCTGCTGAGGAGCCACATGtctcagagagaggaggacgcTACGACGTTACCCTCCTCACCAATGTGACCAAGACAAAAACCAACCGCTTCCGCTGTGTAGCCACACAGGAGAACATCGGCCATGTGACTGACGATGACATCTATGTACCATTCTGTG AGAGTACCTGTGGGGACTCCGCCCACAAATGGATCCTTGGAATTGCTGTTGGAGTTGTTCTGACTCTTGTAGCTGTGGGTCTATATCTGGTTTTGTATGGTGTTCCAAAGTGCATCACAAGACGCTTCAAAAAAG GTTTATTGCAGCAGAGGAATGGCCCTCCACAAGAAAACAGGTTTTCAGCAGAGCCACTTAAAATGTCAACCTGTGATGCAGAAAATGAGC gTGCTGGTCCACAGATGAACGGTTCTTATAACGGTCCTTCAGATCCACTTAATGAGTGTTAG
- the LOC108901430 gene encoding butyrophilin-like protein 1 isoform X5: protein MELLPLVCLCLLTWSGTTFADGNDPGVIRVVVFEDDDAVLPCSFGSVNIEHQVFDWKKDGQEVFIYDSGRTYGDGLSGQDKQFEGRVEHFPDLLKSGNASIVIRRTEVTDSGSYTCDSVQNGVSTTQSRIELIVDPVLIEGRPLILAAAPEPYVTILDQTNDRALLQCEVRGIFLKPEVEWQDSSGNILPAEEPQVSERGGRYSLQTTVTKTDRYRCVVTQEEINHQVHSETFVFMNGAAPKPRIKTINETKDWVLLQCEVQGAFPKPEVQWQDSSGNILPAEEPQVSERGGRYDITLQTTVTETDTYRCVATQEEINHQTFDEALVRVYVSECKTGWIVRTSLGILLIVVCVLTVLKANGCFNCNKDPPTKTRVPTEDSSHSEQQLDQGS from the exons ACCCAGGCGTCATCAGAGTGGTCGTATTTGAAGATGATGATGCTGTTTTACCTTGTTCCTTTGGCTCTGTGAACATTGAACATCAGGTCTTTGACTGGAAGAAGGATGGTCAGGAGGTGTTCATATATGACAGTGGCCGTACTTACGGTGACGGTCTGTCAGGTCAAGATAAGCAGTTCGAAGGACGGGTCGAACATTTTCCAGATCTTCTGAAGTCTGGTAACGCCTCCATAGTTATCAGACGTACAGAGGTGACTGACAGTGGAAGCTACACCTGTGATTCTGTGCAAAACGGAGTGTCAACAACACAATCCCGCATTGAGCTTATTGTTG ATCCTGTCTTGATAGAGGGAAGACCGCTAATACTAG ctgcagctccagagcCATATGTCACAATTCTGGATCAAACAAATGACCgagctctgctgcagtgtgaggtTCGGGGTATTTTTCTCAAACCTGAAGTGGAGTGGCAGGACAGTTCTGGAAACATCCTTCCTGCTGAGGAACCACAGGTCTCTGAAAGAGGAGGACGCTACTCCCTCCAAACTACTGTAACCAAGACCGACCGCTATCGCTGTGTCGTCACACAAGAGGAAATCAACCATCAGGTTCATTCTGAGACCTTTGTCTTTATGAATG GTGCAGCTCCAAAGCCACGCATCAAGACCATTAATGAAACAAAGGACTgggtgctgctgcagtgtgaggtTCAGGGAGCTTTTCCCAAACCTGAAGTACAGTGGCAGGACAGTTCTGGAAACATCCTTCCTGCTGAGGAACCACAGGTCTCTGAGAGAGGAGGACGTTACGACATCACCCTCCAAACTACTGTGACCGAGACCGACACCTATCGCTGTGTCGCCACACAGGAGGAAATCAACCATCAGACTTTTGATGAGGCCCTTGTGCGTGTCTATG TTTCAGAGTGTAAGACTGGATGGATTGTTAGAACATCTCTTGGGATCCTTTTGATTGTGGTTTGTGTTCTAACTGTGCTTAAAGCCAATGGCTGCTTCAACTGTAATAAag ATCCACCAACAAAGACAAGAGTCCCCACTGAAGACTCCAGTCATTCAGAGCAGCAACTTGATCAAGGTTCTTAA
- the LOC108901430 gene encoding hemicentin-1 isoform X3, producing MILTAMELLPLVCLCLLTWSGTTFADGNDPGVIRVVVFEDDDAVLPCSFGSVNIEHQVFDWKKDGQEVFIYDSGRTYGDGLSGQDKQFEGRVEHFPDLLKSGNASIVIRRTEVTDSGSYTCDSVQNGVSTTQSRIELIVDPVLIEGRPLILAAAPEPYVTILDQTNDRALLQCEVRGIFLKPEVEWQDSSGNILPAEEPQVSERGGRYSLQTTVTKTDRYRCVVTQEEINHQVHSETFVFMNGAAPKPRIKTINETKDWVLLQCEVQGAFPKPEVQWQDSSGNILPAEEPQVSERGGRYDITLQTTVTETDTYRCVATQEEINHQTFDEALVRVYVSECKTGWIVRTSLGILLIVVCVLTVLKANGCFNCNKDPPTKTRVPTEDSSHSEQQLDQGS from the exons ACCCAGGCGTCATCAGAGTGGTCGTATTTGAAGATGATGATGCTGTTTTACCTTGTTCCTTTGGCTCTGTGAACATTGAACATCAGGTCTTTGACTGGAAGAAGGATGGTCAGGAGGTGTTCATATATGACAGTGGCCGTACTTACGGTGACGGTCTGTCAGGTCAAGATAAGCAGTTCGAAGGACGGGTCGAACATTTTCCAGATCTTCTGAAGTCTGGTAACGCCTCCATAGTTATCAGACGTACAGAGGTGACTGACAGTGGAAGCTACACCTGTGATTCTGTGCAAAACGGAGTGTCAACAACACAATCCCGCATTGAGCTTATTGTTG ATCCTGTCTTGATAGAGGGAAGACCGCTAATACTAG ctgcagctccagagcCATATGTCACAATTCTGGATCAAACAAATGACCgagctctgctgcagtgtgaggtTCGGGGTATTTTTCTCAAACCTGAAGTGGAGTGGCAGGACAGTTCTGGAAACATCCTTCCTGCTGAGGAACCACAGGTCTCTGAAAGAGGAGGACGCTACTCCCTCCAAACTACTGTAACCAAGACCGACCGCTATCGCTGTGTCGTCACACAAGAGGAAATCAACCATCAGGTTCATTCTGAGACCTTTGTCTTTATGAATG GTGCAGCTCCAAAGCCACGCATCAAGACCATTAATGAAACAAAGGACTgggtgctgctgcagtgtgaggtTCAGGGAGCTTTTCCCAAACCTGAAGTACAGTGGCAGGACAGTTCTGGAAACATCCTTCCTGCTGAGGAACCACAGGTCTCTGAGAGAGGAGGACGTTACGACATCACCCTCCAAACTACTGTGACCGAGACCGACACCTATCGCTGTGTCGCCACACAGGAGGAAATCAACCATCAGACTTTTGATGAGGCCCTTGTGCGTGTCTATG TTTCAGAGTGTAAGACTGGATGGATTGTTAGAACATCTCTTGGGATCCTTTTGATTGTGGTTTGTGTTCTAACTGTGCTTAAAGCCAATGGCTGCTTCAACTGTAATAAag ATCCACCAACAAAGACAAGAGTCCCCACTGAAGACTCCAGTCATTCAGAGCAGCAACTTGATCAAGGTTCTTAA
- the LOC108901430 gene encoding hemicentin-1 isoform X2 encodes MELRSTAMELLPLVCLCLLTWSGTTFADGNDPGVIRVVVFEDDDAVLPCSFGSVNIEHQVFDWKKDGQEVFIYDSGRTYGDGLSGQDKQFEGRVEHFPDLLKSGNASIVIRRTEVTDSGSYTCDSVQNGVSTTQSRIELIVDPVLIEGRPLILAAAPEPYVTILDQTNDRALLQCEVRGIFLKPEVEWQDSSGNILPAEEPQVSERGGRYSLQTTVTKTDRYRCVVTQEEINHQVHSETFVFMNGAAPKPRIKTINETKDWVLLQCEVQGAFPKPEVQWQDSSGNILPAEEPQVSERGGRYDITLQTTVTETDTYRCVATQEEINHQTFDEALVRVYVSECKTGWIVRTSLGILLIVVCVLTVLKANGCFNCNKDPPTKTRVPTEDSSHSEQQLDQGS; translated from the exons ACCCAGGCGTCATCAGAGTGGTCGTATTTGAAGATGATGATGCTGTTTTACCTTGTTCCTTTGGCTCTGTGAACATTGAACATCAGGTCTTTGACTGGAAGAAGGATGGTCAGGAGGTGTTCATATATGACAGTGGCCGTACTTACGGTGACGGTCTGTCAGGTCAAGATAAGCAGTTCGAAGGACGGGTCGAACATTTTCCAGATCTTCTGAAGTCTGGTAACGCCTCCATAGTTATCAGACGTACAGAGGTGACTGACAGTGGAAGCTACACCTGTGATTCTGTGCAAAACGGAGTGTCAACAACACAATCCCGCATTGAGCTTATTGTTG ATCCTGTCTTGATAGAGGGAAGACCGCTAATACTAG ctgcagctccagagcCATATGTCACAATTCTGGATCAAACAAATGACCgagctctgctgcagtgtgaggtTCGGGGTATTTTTCTCAAACCTGAAGTGGAGTGGCAGGACAGTTCTGGAAACATCCTTCCTGCTGAGGAACCACAGGTCTCTGAAAGAGGAGGACGCTACTCCCTCCAAACTACTGTAACCAAGACCGACCGCTATCGCTGTGTCGTCACACAAGAGGAAATCAACCATCAGGTTCATTCTGAGACCTTTGTCTTTATGAATG GTGCAGCTCCAAAGCCACGCATCAAGACCATTAATGAAACAAAGGACTgggtgctgctgcagtgtgaggtTCAGGGAGCTTTTCCCAAACCTGAAGTACAGTGGCAGGACAGTTCTGGAAACATCCTTCCTGCTGAGGAACCACAGGTCTCTGAGAGAGGAGGACGTTACGACATCACCCTCCAAACTACTGTGACCGAGACCGACACCTATCGCTGTGTCGCCACACAGGAGGAAATCAACCATCAGACTTTTGATGAGGCCCTTGTGCGTGTCTATG TTTCAGAGTGTAAGACTGGATGGATTGTTAGAACATCTCTTGGGATCCTTTTGATTGTGGTTTGTGTTCTAACTGTGCTTAAAGCCAATGGCTGCTTCAACTGTAATAAag ATCCACCAACAAAGACAAGAGTCCCCACTGAAGACTCCAGTCATTCAGAGCAGCAACTTGATCAAGGTTCTTAA